In Bradyrhizobium sp. 170, the DNA window GGCTGGCTCGACTATCCCGAGTACTTCTTCATCTGGTGCTATGACGGCAAGAATTCGATCTTCAACACCATGAGCTACCAGTCGAAGCCGATGGACGAATTCATCCACGGCGCCGTCGACGCCGCGGCGATCGGCAACACCGCCAAGTACGATACCGACGTAAAGGGTTTCGTCGATCTCGCCTTCAAGGACATCCCGCGCATCCCGCTGTACCAGCCCTACGTCAACGTCGCGATGCAGAAGAACGTGTCGGGCTATCAATACTGGTTCCACCGCCGCCTGGATTATCGCGCGCTCGTGAAAGCATAAGAGGCGAGCGTCATGCTGACCATGATCGGCAAGCGGCTGATGTTTGCGATCCCGTCGCTGATCGGGGTCGTGATCGTCACGTTCCTGCTGACGCGCGCGCTGCCTGGCGATCCCGCGGCCTATTTCGCAGGTCCCGCGGCGAACAAGGAAGCCATCGAGCAGATCCGCAAGAAACTCGGCTTCGACAAGCCGCTGATCGAGCAGTTCTTCCGCTACACCAACGATCTCGCGCATGGCGATTTCGGCAACTCGCTGACCACGGGCCAGCCGGTCGCCACCGAAATCCGCAACCGCCTGCCGGCGTCCGCCGAACTGACGCTGCTTGGCCTCGTCGTTTCGGTCATGATCGCGATCCCGCTCGGCGTGCTGGCGGCGACCCGCCCGGGTTCGTGGATCGACCATCTCTGTCGCATCACCACGACCGCCGGCGTGTCGCTGCCGGTGTTCTTTACGGGACTGGTGCTGGTCTACGTCTTCTATTTCAGGCTCGGCTGGTCGCCGGCGCCGCTCGGGCGGCTCGACGTGTTCTACAGTGCGCCGCCGACCGTGACCGGCCTTTATCTGATCGACGCCCTGATTGCGCGCGATTTAGAAACGTTTCGTTCGGCGCTGAGCCAGTTGATCCTGCCGGCGGCAACGCTGGCGATCTTCTCGCTGGCGCCGATCGCGCGCATGACGCGGGCGTCGATGCTGGCGGTGCTGACCTCCGACTTCGTCCGCACCGCGCGCGCCAGCGGGCTGTCGCCGTCGACCGTGATCGTCACCTACGCGTTTCGCAACGCCATGCTGCCCGTCATCACCACGCTCAGCATGGTGTTTTCGTTCCTGCTGGGGGCCAATGTGCTGGTCGAAAAAGTGTTCGCCTGGCCCGGCATCGGCTCCTACGCCGTCGAAGCGCTGATCTCCTCTGACTTCGCGCCCGTGCAAGGCTTCGTGCTGACCATGGCGGTCATGTACGTGCTGCTCAATCTGGTCATCGACATTCTCTACGGCGTGATCGATCCGCGCGTGCGGCTGGAAGGGTGAGGTTGGTAGATGAGTAGCGTTGCGCCTGCCGCTGAACCCGTCGGACCCGCCCGTACCTCGGGACTATCAGCCATCTTCGAGCATACCCGTTACGTGCTCGGCGAGAACCGCGTCACGGCGTTTGCCTTCGGCCTCCTGGTCATCATCCTGTTCGCCGCGATCTTCGGCCCGTACATCGTTCCCTACGATCCGCTCGCCAGCGATACCGCATCAGCCCTGAAGCCGCCGTCCGCGGCGCACTGGTTCGGCACCGACCAGTTGGGCCGCGATATCTTCAGCCGCGTCGTCGTCGCCACCAGGCTCGACACCTTCATCGCGGTGGCGTCGGTGGCGCTGGTGTTCCTGATGGGCGGCCTTGCAGGTATCGCCGCCGGCTATTTCGGCGGCTGGACCGATCGCATCGTCGGGCGCGTCGCCGACACCATCATGGCGTTTCCGCTGTTCGTGCTGGCAATGGGTATCGTCGCAGCCCTTGGCAATACCGTGCAGAACATCATCATCGCGACCGCGATCGTGAATTTTCCGCTCTATGCGCGCGTCGCTCGGGCCGAGGCGAACGTGCGCCGCAATGCCGGCTTCGTGCAGGCGGCGCGGCTGTCGGGCAACGGCGAAATGCGAATTCTGCTGGTGCACATCCTGCCCAACATCATGCCGATCATGATCGTGCAGATGTCGCTGACCATGGGCTATGCAATTCTGAACGCCGCGGGCTTGTCCTTTATCGGTCTCGGCGTGCGGCCGCCGACCGCGGAATGGGGCATCATGGTCGCGGAAGGGGCGGGGTTCATGGTCTCGGGCGAATGGTGGATCGCGCTGTTCCCGGGGCTTGCGCTGATGCTTGCGGTGTTCTGCTTCAACCTGCTCGGCGACGGCCTGCGCGACATCGTCGATCCGCAGCGGAGGACGTGATGGCCGATTCAAGCTTTGCTGGTCTCCGCCTCCGCATGACCGGAGGAAATACGACAGGAGTCCTGGCCGTTCTACTTTGCATGGGGTTGTTTTCGAGATTTTTGCGGAGGCCATCATGACGGCCCAGCCTCTTCTCGATGTCCACGACCTCACCGTCGAATTCTCCACCCGGCGCGGCATCGTCAAGGCGGTGCAGCATGTCAGCATCTCCGTCGGCAAGGGCGAGACGCTCGGCATCGTCGGCGAGTCCGGCTCCGGCAAGTCGGTGACGTCATACGCCGTGATGCGGATTCTCGACCGCGCCGGCAGGATCGCCGAGGGCTCGGTGATGTTTTCCGGCATCGACGTCAAGGCCGCGAGCGAAAACGAGATGCGCGATCTGCGCGGCCGCGAAATCTCGATGATTTTCCAGAATCCGCGCGCGGCGCTGAATCCGATCCGCAAAGTCGGCGACCAGATCGAGGACGTGCTGCGCCAGC includes these proteins:
- a CDS encoding ABC transporter permease encodes the protein MLTMIGKRLMFAIPSLIGVVIVTFLLTRALPGDPAAYFAGPAANKEAIEQIRKKLGFDKPLIEQFFRYTNDLAHGDFGNSLTTGQPVATEIRNRLPASAELTLLGLVVSVMIAIPLGVLAATRPGSWIDHLCRITTTAGVSLPVFFTGLVLVYVFYFRLGWSPAPLGRLDVFYSAPPTVTGLYLIDALIARDLETFRSALSQLILPAATLAIFSLAPIARMTRASMLAVLTSDFVRTARASGLSPSTVIVTYAFRNAMLPVITTLSMVFSFLLGANVLVEKVFAWPGIGSYAVEALISSDFAPVQGFVLTMAVMYVLLNLVIDILYGVIDPRVRLEG
- a CDS encoding ABC transporter permease, with product MSSVAPAAEPVGPARTSGLSAIFEHTRYVLGENRVTAFAFGLLVIILFAAIFGPYIVPYDPLASDTASALKPPSAAHWFGTDQLGRDIFSRVVVATRLDTFIAVASVALVFLMGGLAGIAAGYFGGWTDRIVGRVADTIMAFPLFVLAMGIVAALGNTVQNIIIATAIVNFPLYARVARAEANVRRNAGFVQAARLSGNGEMRILLVHILPNIMPIMIVQMSLTMGYAILNAAGLSFIGLGVRPPTAEWGIMVAEGAGFMVSGEWWIALFPGLALMLAVFCFNLLGDGLRDIVDPQRRT